The Drosophila sulfurigaster albostrigata strain 15112-1811.04 chromosome 3, ASM2355843v2, whole genome shotgun sequence genomic sequence CTCTCCACGCCTGTCAAGTGAaacttgtaaaaaaaataaataaaataaattgctttttaaataggaaaatacaaatttgtattattttaagttaaataaataaattgttataagCGAAGTAGATTTCCGTCTTTACAGTGATAAAAATGATAtctattataataaaaatattagtaaataaaatagtacTCATTATAATTCGATCATAATGCGCTCTAACGTTTACTTTACAACTACTGAGCACACAATTTacgaaaataattgtatttaagaaattctgtAATTTAAATCTCATAAGTTgaagtaaaaagaaattttagaaaactttttaaagtGCTTTGCAAATGTTACGATTTTTGGTTACCAAAATATTGtgacaaataattattattattagagctttcttttttaaacACTACTAGAATTCCTTCCTTACACAAGAGAtagttttttaaatgttttcatcGGCTGCTTTAAATCATTTTGCCCACTCTttagaaaaaaacgaaaagatcaattgattattaaatatttaaataatatacagaCAAGCTTTAAtttgtgtaaaataaatttggatACATTATTAATGAATAGACATAAATTAAATGGCCAATTGCTTGAAGATTCATGAACCTATTTTATTGCTTCAATTGTTGCCAAACTTTGGTTTAAGCCAATAAAGAGAAATTGCGTTAGTGCCAAATGAATTGCACATTCGAATAACAGTTGGCAGTTGGATTAGATAATCTTTGCGGCTGCCGTGCTTATGTGATAACGGTGGGTGCATTGCGTCCAGTGAACTTGGGCAGCTCTGGAATTTCCAGAGCAATATCGATGAGGGGCTTCAACATGACGCTGGCCTGTCCCAACACATTCTCCTTCTCATAGGAGTCGATGTCGATGTAGTTCTTGCCCACAAATTCGGCTGCGGTAATGTTCTTCTCCATGGTGGCCATCATCTCGTTGCAGGGTTCCAGATCGCACTCTTCGTAGTCGTAACGTGTGAAATAGTTACGGCCATAGACGGACCAATGCTGCTTCAGAATATCCTCAATGCTTTTGCCCGTGTGCTGCATCACTGAGATCCATGCCAACACCGCCCAAATGCCGTCCTTTTCACGTATGTGATTTGAGCCGGTGCCAAAGCTTTCCTCGCCGCACAGACAGAGACGACCGGCGTCCATGAGATTGCCAAAGTATTTCCAGGCGGTGGGCACCTCGAAGACCTCTTTGCCCAGCTTCTTGCCAACCAGATCCACAGCAGAGGCGGTGGGCATGCTGCGAGCGAATCCCTGCACGCCATTCTTTTGGAAATACGGTATGGCCTCCAAGTAGTGGGCAATGACAGCCAACGAATCGCTGGGGGTGACAAAGAACGCCTTGCTGCCAATGATCATGTTGCGATCACCGTCACCATCGAAGGCAGCACCAATATCATAATCTCCCTCTCATGCGAATCAATCAGGCCAGAGTTGGCAAACTTTTTGCGGCGCGTTCTTCAAATTGTGCCCGAAACAATGTTCAGCATTTTGGCCAGAATCATACAGCTGTTGACCAATGTGATCAAAGAGTTTCCCACACGCCTGGAGAAGGAAAAGTTGCGCGAATATGCGCAATTCGAGGAACGATCCAAGGTCGCTCAATGGACCAACTCCATAGCGGTCTTTACCAAGGGCATACTCATGATGAAGACCACTTTGGTCGGCGTCATCGAGCTGGATCCCAAGCAGCTGCTGGAGGATGGCATACGCAAAGAGCTGGTCAATCATCTGGCTAATGCCTACAATTTGGGCTTGATATTCATACCGGAAAAGGGCAAGACATGTGGACAATTCCTGCAGGCAAAACTGCAGACGCTGGCCAAGACCATCGAGGGATATCGACGATCTTTCGAGTATATCGAGGACTATTTGCGTGTGCAGGGATTGCGCATATTGCTGGAGGAATCACAGCGCATCATCAACTACAATGTGGAGAAAGAATGCAATTCCTTTCTGCGCAACAAAGTCCAGGAGTGGCAATCGCACTTTCAATCCCAGACCATACCCATTCCCAACTTTCTGCCACTGCAAGGTGATCCCAGCAAGTCAAACAATTTCATTGGACGTCTCGCCCATGAGCTGCTGCGCTGCACTGAACCGCGCCAAACCATCTATTTGGATCTGAAATGCAGCTGGTACGATAAGCGACCACCACATGCTGAACTCCTTGCTGGCTCAAGTTTCTTCAGTGTGCTGCGCGAGGCAATGGCACCAGCTGGCCTGGTTGGACTGGAAAGTCTTTATGCTCACATGTTGGCCGATGGCTGAAACGTAATTTGGACAAGTTGCAAAAGAATCTAACTGCAGATCGCATGTGGTGCGATGCATTGGCTCAAATGACCAAAGAGCTAGAATCCCGAGACTTTCCCGGCGAGCTGGCCAAACAGCCCATCAAGTATTATCAGAGCTATACGCAGCGTTGGTTAAAGGTGTGGCCCACTCTGTTGGATTGGATGCTGTCGTTGGGCCAGAAGCAGCTACTGCGTCAGCATATTGCCAGTGAGCTTCAGCAGCAAATGCGATGCCAAGCTGCTGGAGAACACCACAGACACATTAAATCGGTGAGTTACGAGACTAATTTTAGATCAGTTCGATTTCGTGAAACGTTTTAAAGTGGTTTGGATTCCAATTTTGGATACTCTTCCATTATGCAGTTTTTTCTTAATTGATACTAAATATGATTCGActgttttcaatattttgaaaactcaTATTTCCCATgatcattttttaaaattattatttcttttttgtatttttaattgatttctgAAAACGAGATAATGTTTCCTTAAAACagaataattttattcattagTAATTTGCCTTTCGTATcataaatatgattaaataatgttttatttaatgcatcTTCTTCTGTAAATGATGCCTGTATGTTGTTTTAGATGTTTGGCACACGCACTTTGCCTACGGATGtcgaaaaaacacaaatatgtaGCAAGcgaattattaaaactaaagcCTCGATTATTaactataaattcaattttttgaatgcgataaaaaaaaataaaaactttgaaaattcaaatttcttgaataaatattcaagaaataattttgcacGATCAATTTGATTCATGGGCGAGCAACTAAAGCTGCCAAATGTAAAATTggaatgaaatgcatttccgTCCAACTTTGATAACCTCTTCTCGGCTTTAACTTTAATGTACTTCGATAATTCAAATCTTTTATATAAGCTTTTATGAAAGATAAAAGTTTACCCAATGAGCTCGACTGCGAAGTACCCGCttcctattttcaataaatgcgaaatattccggtaccaaattaatgtaccgaaaaatacaaaaatgtgctGAAGCttattgtatttgaaatatcaaCTTACTATTACATCCTAGAGTACAAGATATATAAGGTTGTAGATATAGAAAAATCGTGActgtaattttaaaaattcgcttgctagattttattttttataccccaTCTTCGACCTtgtacagtatatatatattagccATGTCAGTCTTACTTTCCATATGAACtctgggtagcgagtatctcacagtcgagcacactcgaaagtagctttcttacttgttttcgaTTTGCAGGGACGGAAGtgtaacaataacaagtgctgtctaTCTCTTATAATGCGATACAGTGTTTCATTCAGCTATAAAAGGCGAAGGCTTTGCGAAATCAAGAGCAAAAACCACAATGACGTTGGAAGTCGTTATTCTGTTGATTCTCGGACTGTCATCAGGAGTAAGAGCTACTGCTATTACTGGCGCGGTGCTGGCAAGGCAACAAGACGATGCTGCCACGCAGGTTGAGTGTCCCTCATTCACCTCAGCGAACAGTCCTCTCAGCCTCGAGTCCATTGTACGTGCCATAGTCGATGGCGACTGGCAGCGTCATCGTTTGGTGCTGCAATTGGTGAAAGAAGCACGCACTTTGGAGCTGAAACGTTCCATTTACGAGACATTGTGGCTGGAGTGGAAGcagaccaaaaaaaacaacgatcCGATCAAATTACTGGACTTATATGAGCAACTCAAGCTGCAGTCTGATATTCCGGCAGATTTTCAACAAATGGTCTATCAAACTTTCATATCCCGCAGCGCTCATCTGCTTTCCGCACCTCTTCACGCTAAAAGTCGCTGCACTGATTTCCCTTTGGTCACCACTCTGCTGCAGCTCTTAAAGCAAAGTCCACAGAATCTCACGAGTGCTATATTCGACGCCGTGTTTGACAAAGTGCTCACATTCGAAACCCCATTAAGTGTGGCCCAACGTCTTGGCAATTTCAACGCTAGTTTGACACAATTAGCCACGCTCAATTTTAAGATGATGAGTCGCATTGAAGTACAGTTGAATTCGAGTGCCCATGCTGTGTTGTTGGACAATCTTCGCCAGTTGGTGAAGCAATGGACCTTTAGCGAGTAAGTGGAGCACTCTCTGTATATCCAAGTGTACCAACAGTTGAGCTCTAGAATTTTATCCACCGCCCAAAAAGTAGGCTTGCACTTGGTGAACAATACCGAAGATTTCCTATGTGAGTGCGAAGACGGTTTCAAAATGTGCATCCGAAATATTGATCACCCAACGGCGGCTTTCAATGTGCagacacagacgcacacacagtGAAGCCAACAACAGAACACACTTCTCCTTCGTAAGTCCGTATCGAAATCGTAATTTAGTTATAAAAGGCAACGAACAAGCGGAAGTGACCCAGAACGTGTACAGTCAGGACAATGACTACTGGTGGCATGTGGTCCAGGTGAAAGATGGCATAGCAATCTACGATGCTCAAACTTCCAGCCGGGTGATTTGTGGTGGAGATCGAAGGCAATGGACGGATCAACATTATGCATATACTCGACGTGCCGAGGATTTTGACGCCCATCGCGATGAATGCACATGGATTATCGTAGATTGCAGTGATTTGTAATTAACAATAAAGCAAAtgttaacattttattgagcacataatatatatcaatttacTTAAGGAAGCAAATACTAATGGATTTTAGTACCGTATTCTCATTCTACATTTTAGTAGTTATAGGatattatatactactacaatTGTTATCTTATGTTATCTATTGTTTCATCCATAAGGCACAAAGAAACAATGAGAAAGCGAGTGGGTCTGAAAGATCGAGAATTAACCAGATTAAAATTAAGCACTTTATTAGCAGACTCTTTTAATAACCTGCTTTAACTCTTGGGCTGTCGCCTTTATCATTAAGCTTTATCTCAATGTAAATTTTTAAGTAGATCTGGAGAAGTTCTAAatgtaaaattgaaaacaatactTAGTACGCCTACTGAAGAAATCAATCTCTTTTGCTTGCAGCGCTTTAATGCTTGAGTTGTCGAGCAACACCAAGCTGTGCGATGAGCAGGGCGTGATGATGCTCACCGAACTGCAGGAGATACATGGGCAACTATGAGCCACTGGGGCAGATCTTTTTGACCACCAAAAATACGCACTACATGTCCTTGTTTCTGTTCCTCTTCAGCATTGCGCACGTTGGTCGCTTGCAGCATTCAAAGAACACGGGCAGTCTGCTGCCCAAATCCTCCAAGGATGCCATCGATTGTGTACCGCTTATAATGGGATTGTTGACCATACTCCAGCAGTTCCACAAGAATGTCAAAATGCTCTACATCTCTTACATGTGCCAGTATGTAGTGACCGTGGCCGAGGCGCAGTTAACGTAAGTAATTTACTCtgaataaatttgatataaacTGAAAATTGTATTGTGCATCTTCTTTGGCATAGCGATAAGGAAATGCTGGGATCGGAGGTGGTCACCATGCTGCACTTTCTCCAGGCATTTGTGCGTCTGGCGCATTTGCCACTGAGTGTCCTGGAGCAGCGTATTCCCAATATGATACTAAGCGAGTTCGATTATCTCTCCACGCCTGTCAAGTGAAActtgtaaaaaaataaataaaataaattgctttttaaataggaaaatacaaatttgtattattttaagttaaataaataaattgttataagCGAAGTAGATTTCCGTCTTTACAGTGATAAAAATGATAtctattataataaaaatattagtaaataaaatagtacTCATTATAATTCGATCATAATGCGCTCTAACGTTTACTTTACAACTACTGAGCACACAATTTacgaaaataattatatttaagaaattctgtAATTTAAATCTCATAAGTTgaagtaaaaagaaattttagaaaacttttaaaGTGCTTTGCAAATGTTACGATTTTTGGTTACCAAAATATTGtgacaaataattattattattagagctttcttttttaaacACTACTAGAATTCCTTCCTTACACAAGAGAtagttttttaaatgttttcatcGGCTGCTTTAAATCATTTTGCCCACTCTttagaaaaaacgaaaagatcaattgattattaaatatttaaataatatacagaCAAGCTTTAATatgtgtaaaataaatttggatACATTATTAATGAATAGACATAAATTAAATGGCCAATTGCTTGAAGATTCATGAACCTATTTTATTGCTTCAATTGTTGCCAAACTTTGGTTTAAGCCAATAAAGAGAAATTGCGTTAGTGCCAAATGAATTGCACATTCGAATAACAGTTGGCAGTTGGATTAGATAATCTTTGCGGCTGCCGTGCTTATGTGATAACGGTGGGTGCATTGCGTCCAGTGAACTTGGGTAGCTCTGAAATTTCCAGAGCAATATCGATGAGGGGCTTCAACATGACGCTGGCCTGTCCCAGAACATTCTCCTTCTCATAGGAGTCGATGTACAAACTGAAATAGAAAGTGTACATTACTAACTAACTATCCAAATCGTATACGCAAATAATGTGTATTTACCGCACGGTAGCGCCAGAGCTTCCAGTGCCACTGAGACGCATCACAATGCGACTGCCATCATCGAAGACAATGCGCAATCCCTGCTTTGTGGCCACGGACTTGTCCACGGGATCCGTGTAGCTAAAGTTATCCGCCTGCTTCACCTTATAGCTTTTGCCGCTGCTCGAGTAGTTCTTGCCCACAAACTCGGCTGCGGTAATGTTCTTCTCCATGGTGGCCATCATCTCGTTGCAGGGTTCCAGATCGCACTCTTCGTAGTCGTAACGTGTGAAATAGTTACGGCCATAGACGGACCAATGCTGCTTCAGAATATCCTCAATGCTTTTGCCCGTGTGCTGCATCACTGAGATCCATGCCAACACCGCCCAAATGCCGTCCTTTTCACGTATGTGATTGGAGCCGGTGCCAAAGCTTTCCTCGCCGCACAAACAAAGACGGCCGGCGTCCAT encodes the following:
- the LOC133844775 gene encoding phosphoglucomutase-like, whose product is DYDIGAAFDGDGDRNMIIGSKAFFVTPSDSLAVIAHYLEAIPYFQKNGVQGFARSMPTASAVDLVGKKLGKEVFEVPTAWKYFGNLMDAGRLCLCGEESFGTGSNHIREKDGIWAVLAWISVMQHTGKSIEDILKQHWSVYGRNYFTRYDYEECDLEPCNEMMATMEKNITAAEFFVGKNYSSSGKSYKVKQADNFSYTDPVDKSVATKQGLRIVFDDGSRIVMRLSGTGSSGATVRLYIDSYEKENVLGQASVMLKPLIDIALEISELPKFTGRNAPTVIT
- the LOC133840062 gene encoding uncharacterized protein LOC133840062, with product MTLEVVILLILGLSSGVRATAITGAVLARQQDDAATQVECPSFTSANSPLSLESIVRAIVDGDWQRHRLVLQLVKEARTLELKRSIYETLWLEWKQTKKNNDPIKLLDLYEQLKLQSDIPADFQQMVYQTFISRSAHLLSAPLHAKSRCTDFPLVTTLLQLLKQSPQNLTSAIFDAVFDKVLTFETPLSVAQRLGNFNASLTQLATLNFKMMSRIEVQLNSSAHAVLLDNLRQLVKQWTFSE
- the LOC133844773 gene encoding WASH complex subunit homolog 5-like, with the protein product MGNYEPLGQIFLTTKNTHYMSLFLFLFSIAHVGRLQHSKNTGSLLPKSSKDAIDCVPLIMGLLTILQQFHKNVKMLYISYMCQYVVTVAEAQLTDKEMLGSEVVTMLHFLQAFVRLAHLPLSVLEQRIPNMILSEFDYLSTPVK